One region of Culex pipiens pallens isolate TS chromosome 2, TS_CPP_V2, whole genome shotgun sequence genomic DNA includes:
- the LOC120419178 gene encoding uncharacterized protein LOC120419178 — protein sequence MTVPRRRNAKLLSLSILPSLVLVIVTIAATVNGIDLKERARAALLLEKSATTGTNAACKVTLSQPCPPSKFRSASGECNNFNHRHWGARGDPFMRLLQPDYADGRIKPRTSVGSHALPAPDSIIDQLQRSIPVGVVHPHITAMLPAWGQLLAYDLVQILSPHSSFRCCRNDTAATDEIIQCYVRMGAGCKEYKRSIPSHDPGSCEFEQRDQLNAASGFLDGSGLYGTTEKEILALRTFTSGKVDIKACLRCNEPGAIGALHTILLKEHNRIAEELSRLNVDWSDTTLFYETRRVIIAQVQHITYNEFLPIVLGSQISNSPDLRLENGKHYSGYSSANRAGVFNEVAVGAVPAFLTMLPPDMYNESASAEILISSPAMQQTFVPDHATFNDEWTPIALAIQRGRDHGVPSYHKALNLCEQRFGIPYGSKLTFDDMEYFGLSPEKRKTLEGIYQDAEDIDLLVGGLSETATLGTVFGPTLTCLLAIQFANLRVSDRFWYENDLPPSSLNLPQLQAIRRVTLAGLLCEAKGVSKAQPKAFIRDDPYLNARLNCEQLSGLDVTAWRAEAPEQVDEVLDVQKPAPAEFAELDTTVIAEAIEKAKDQLNERKRFEYESWKNRGGIDAKSPAGTAASFSKANKNALIIANTSLLYELASNEILSTLHSIRRRKRQVFDNNLGSFGGDDFGNALQTIDVNQFITGSISPINLEPQCENLEAPCDTATPYRTLTGHCNNLRNAELGQSLTVFARLLPPVYDDGISQPRSTSVAGGTLPNPRTISSLIHPDISNLHTRYSLMVMQYAQFLDHDLTMTPIHKGFHESIPSCRSCDSPRTVHPECNPFPVPPRDHYYPELNVTSGERLCFPFMRSLPGQQSLGPREQINQNTAFLDASQIYGENGCVGKQLRGFSGRLNSTIHPIRGKELLPQTPIHPECKSASGYCFAAGDGRASEQPGLTVIHTLFMREHNRIVEGLRGVNPHWNGDQLYEHARRIVIAQNQHISYNEFLPRILSWNAVNLYGLKLLPQGYYKDYNPTCNPQIVTEFASAAFRIGHSLLRPHIPRLSPQHQPIDPPILLRDGFFKMDMFLQQVGLIDEISRGLVATPMETLDQFITGEVTNHLFEDRRIPFSGIDLVALNIQRARDHGIPSYNNYRALCNLKRAQNWDDLGREMPPEVISRLKRIYASVDDIDLFPGGMSERPLQGGLVGPTFACIIAIQFRQTRKCDRHWYENDDPVTKFTEAQLAEIRKTTLSRIICENLDIQGDMQRAAFDLPSNFLNPRVPCNAMQQIDLSAWRENVVQGCNIGGKQVNVGDSAFPSPCTSCICTSEGPQCASLRITDCAQLAREWPRDVILRDDVCSAQCALVLQNGGAGAGASRQVLRQPQRVARSRVVQQQTSAIPISFQGFQFPDLTQFISG from the exons TATACTACCCAGTCTAGTCCTAGTCATCGTAACCATCGCCGCAACAGTCAACGGAATCGACCTCAAGGAGCGGGCCCGGGCGGCCCTTCTGCTAGAGAAATCGGCCACCACCGGCACCAATGCGGCCTGCAAGGTCACCCTGTCGCAGCCCTGCCCACCGAGCAAGTTCCGGTCCGCGTCCGGCGAGTGCAACAACTTCAACCACCGCCACTGGGGCGCCCGCGGCGATCCGTTCATGCGGCTGCTCCAGCCCGACTATGCCGACG GTCGCATCAAGCCCCGCACCTCGGTGGGTTCGCACGCCCTGCCCGCCCCGGACAGCATCATCGACCAGCTGCAGCGCTCGATCCCGGTCGGCGTGGTCCACCCGCACATCACCGCCATGCTCCCAGCCTGGGGTCAACTGCTGGCGTACGACCTGGTGCAGATCCTGTCGCCGCACTCGAGCTTCCGCTGCTGTCGGAACGATACGGCCGCCACCGACGAGATCATCCAGTGCTACGTCCGGATGGGCGCCGGCTGCAAGGAGTACAAGCGATCGATCCCGTCGCACGACCCGGGATCGTGCGAGTTCGAGCAGCGCGATCAGCTGAACGCCGCGTCCGGGTTTTTGGACGGATCGGGCTTGTATGGGACGACGGAGAAGGAGATTCTAGCGCTGCGGACGTTCACCAGCGGAAAGGTCGACATCAAGGCTTGCCTGCGGTGTAACGAGCCGGGAGCGATCGGGGCGCTGCACACGATCTTGCTGAAGGAGCACAACCGGATCGCGGAGGAGCTTTCGCGGCTGAACGTAGACTGGAGCGATACGACGCTGTTTTACGAGACGCGCCGCGTGATCATCGCCCAGGTGCAGCACATCACGTACAACGAGTTCCTGCCGATCGTGCTGGGCAGCCAGATCTCCAACAGTCCGGATTTGAG ACTGGAAAACGGCAAACACTACAGCGGATACTCGTCCGCCAACCGCGCTGGAGTGTTCAACGAGGTTGCCGTTGGAGCGGTGCCCGCTTTCCTGACCATGCTTCCACCGGACATGTACAACGAGTCCGCTTCGGCGGAGATCCTGATCTCCAGCCCGGCGATGCAGCAGACGTTTGTGCCCGATCACGCTACCTTCAACGACGAGTGGACGCCGATCGCGTTGGCCATTCAGCGCGGTCGCGATCACGGAGTGCCGTCCTACCACAAGGCGCTGAATCTGTGCGAGCAGCGGTTCGGGATCCCGTACGGCTCGAAGCTGACCTTTGACGACATGGAGTACTTTGGGCTGTCGCCCGAGAAGAGGAAAACGCTGGAGGGCATTTATCA GGACGCCGAGGACATCGACCTGCTCGTGGGAGGCCTCTCGGAAACTGCCACCCTCGGCACCGTATTCGGCCCCACCCTAACCTGCCTGCTGGCGATCCAGTTCGCCAACCTACGCGTCAGCGATCGCTTCTGGTATGAAAACGACCTGCCGCCATCCTCCCTCAACCTACCCCAACTGCAAGCCATCCGTCGCGTGACCCTCGCCGGTCTACTGTGCGAAGCCAAGGGCGTATCCAAGGCCCAACCGAAGGCCTTTATCCGCGACGATCCGTACCTGAACGCCCGCCTCAACTGCGAGCAGCTGTCCGGACTGGACGTGACGGCGTGGCGCGCCGAAGCCCCCGAACAGGTGGACGAAGTGCTGGACGTGCAGAAGCCGGCGCCGGCTGAGTTTGCCGAGCTGGACACCACCGTGATCGCGGAAGCCATCGAGAAAGCGAAGGATCAGCTGAACGAGCGCAAGCGCTTCGAGTACGAGTCGTGGAAGAATC GTGGAGGAATCGATGCCAAGTCGCCGGCCGGAACGGCCGCTTCCTTCAGCAAGGCCAACAAGAACGCGCTGATCATCGCCAACACTTCGCTGCTGTACGAGCTGGCCTCGAACGAGATTCTGAGCACGCTTCACTC CATTCGTCGCCGCAAGCGTCAGGTCTTCGACAACAACTTGGGTAGCTTCGGAGGAGACGACTTCGGCAACGCCCTGCAGACGATCGACGTGAACCAGTTCATTACGGGATCGATTTCGCCAATCAACCTGGAACCGCAGTGCGAGAATCTGGAAGCACCTTGTGACACAGCAACGCCGTACCGAACGCTGACCGGTCATTGTAACAATCTGCGCAACGCCGAACTTGGACAGTCGTTGACGGTATTCGCTCGTCTGCTGCCACCGGTCTACGACGATGGAATCTCGCAACCTCGCAGCACGTCCGTCGCGGGAGGAACGCTGCCGAATCCGAGAACGATCTCTTCGTTGATTCATCCGGACATCTCAAACCTACACACTCGCTACTCGCTTATGGTCATGCAGTACGCCCAGTTCCTCGATCACGATCTTACCATGACTCCGATTCACAAGGGTTTCCACGAGTCCATCCCCAGCTGTCGATCGTGCGATTCGCCACGGACCGTACACCCGGAGTGCAACCCCTTCCCAGTACCACCACGTGATCACTACTACCCGGAACTGAACGTGACCAGCGGAGAGCGACTGTGCTTCCCGTTCATGCGATCGCTGCCCGGTCAGCAATCCCTCGGACCTCGCGAGCAGATCAACCAGAACACGGCTTTCCTGGACGCGTCGCAGATCTACGGTGAAAACGGATGCGTCGGCAAGCAGCTTCGCGGATTCTCCGGACGCCTGAACTCCACGATCCACCCGATCCGTGGCAAGGAACTGCTCCCACAAACCCCGATCCATCCGGAGTGCAAGTCCGCCAGTGGTTACTGCTTCGCTGCCGGTGACGGACGAGCCTCGGAACAACCCGGTCTGACCGTAATCCACACGCTGTTCATGCGCGAGCACAACCGCATCGTCGAAGGTCTCCGTGGAGTCAACCCGCACTGGAACGGCGATCAGCTGTACGAACACGCCCGCCGAATCGTCATCGCCCAGAACCAGCACATCTCGTACAACGAGTTCCTGCCGCGTATTCTCAGCTGGAACGCCGTCAACTTGTACGGCCTGAAGCTGCTCCCACAAGGATACTACAAGGACTACAACCCAACGTGCAACCCGCAGATCGTTACCGAGTTCGCATCCGCCGCCTTCCGTATCGGCCACTCTCTGCTCCGACCGCACATCCCACGGCTCAGTCCCCAGCACCAACCCATCGACCCGCCAATCCTGCTCCGCGACGGCTTCTTCAAGATGGACATGTTCCTCCAGCAGGTCGGCCTGATCGACGAGATCTCCCGCGGCCTCGTCGCCACCCCCATGGAAACCCTGGATCAGTTCATCACCGGCGAAGTCACCAACCACCTGTTCGAGGACCGTCGAATCCCGTTCTCCGGCATCGATCTGGTCGCCCTGAACATCCAACGCGCCCGCGATCACGGCATCCCGTCGTACAACAACTACCGCGCGCTGTGCAACCTCAAGCGGGCCCAGAACTGGGACGACCTCGGCCGGGAGATGCCTCCGGAGGTGATCTCGCGTCTGAAGCGCATCTACGCCAGCGTTGACGACATCGACCTCTTCCCGGGCGGTATGTCCGAGCGGCCGCTCCAGGGAGGGCTGGTGGGACCGACCTTTGCCTGCATCATCGCCATCCAGTTCCGGCAGACGCGCAAGTGCGATCGTCACTG GTACGAAAACGACGACCCCGTCACCAAGTTCACCGAGGCCCAGCTGGCTGAAATCCGCAAAACGACGCTGTCCCGAATCATTTGCGAGAATCTGGACATCCAGGGTGATATGCAGCGTGCCGCGTTCGATCTGCCCAGCAACTTCCT CAACCCCCGCGTTCCGTGCAACGCCATGCAGCAGATCGATCTGAGCGCGTGGCGGGAAAACGTCGTCCAGGGCTGCAACATCGGCGGCAAGCAGGTCAACGTCGGCGATTCCGCTTTCCCGTCGCCCTGCACCAGCTGTATCTGCACGAGCGAAGGG CCCCAGTGCGCCTCCCTCCGCATCACCGACTGTGCCCAGCTGGCCCGCGAGTGGCCCCGGGACGTGATCTTGCGCGATGACGTGTGCAGTGCCCAGTGCGCGCTGGTGCTTCAAAATGGCGGCGCCGGCGCCGGAGCGTCCCGACAGGTCCTCCGTCAGCCGCAGCGTGTGGCGCGCTCGCGCGTCGTCCAGCAGCAAACCAGCGCCATCCCGATCAGCTTCCAGGGCTTCCAGTTCCCTGATCTGACGCAGTTCATCAGCGGTTAG